One Dreissena polymorpha isolate Duluth1 chromosome 9, UMN_Dpol_1.0, whole genome shotgun sequence genomic window carries:
- the LOC127844493 gene encoding uncharacterized protein LOC127844493 isoform X2: MVKVKVDVAAILSEPVLSVYREDLKNAFTVGIEPVTSWLLGGHHILYATATSGFGVTVQFVKTPNAKPIPRQCPICVVKGNTTVYLRVTDHVRWVQALTADPMKPLMSEARAKTGRKVKKIKPRNYYSCWLCDRSVIDRLRHLEQEHKMEAGTFNFVYTRGPFPERKVTSRLATHDDSA, from the exons AtggttaaagtgaaagtagatgtCGCCGCCATTTTGAGTG aaccagtacttagtgtctatagggaagatctaaagaacgctttcacagtggggatcgaacccgtgacctcctggttgctaggcggacaccatatcctttacgCCACAGCTACCTCAGGGTTTGGGGTAACGGTACAGTTTGTCAAG ACACCAAACGCAAAGCCTATCCCAAGGCAATGCCCCATTTGCGTGGTAAAAGGCAACACGACTGTGTACCTCCGGGTAACAGACCACGTTCGCTGGGTGCAAGCGCTGACGGCAGACCCCATGAAGCCGTTGATGTCAGAGGCACGTGCTAAGACCGGTCGGAAAGTGAAGAAGATAAAGCCGAGGAATTACTACTCTTGCTGGCTGTGCGACCGGTCGGTGATTGACCGGCTGCGTCATCTAGAACAGGAGCACAAAATGGAGGCTGGGacattcaattttgtttacacaaGAGGGCCGTTTCCGGAAA GAAAGGTGACCAGCAGACTCGCCACTCATGATGACTCGGCATAG
- the LOC127844493 gene encoding uncharacterized protein LOC127844493 isoform X4 codes for MVKVKVDVAAILSEPVLSVYREDLKNAFTVGIEPVTSWLLGGHHILYATATSGFGTPNAKPIPRQCPICVVKGNTTVYLRVTDHVRWVQALTADPMKPLMSEARAKTGRKVKKIKPRNYYSCWLCDRSVIDRLRHLEQEHKMEAGTFNFVYTRGPFPESRENFRKGDQQTRHS; via the exons AtggttaaagtgaaagtagatgtCGCCGCCATTTTGAGTG aaccagtacttagtgtctatagggaagatctaaagaacgctttcacagtggggatcgaacccgtgacctcctggttgctaggcggacaccatatcctttacgCCACAGCTACCTCAGGGTTTGGG ACACCAAACGCAAAGCCTATCCCAAGGCAATGCCCCATTTGCGTGGTAAAAGGCAACACGACTGTGTACCTCCGGGTAACAGACCACGTTCGCTGGGTGCAAGCGCTGACGGCAGACCCCATGAAGCCGTTGATGTCAGAGGCACGTGCTAAGACCGGTCGGAAAGTGAAGAAGATAAAGCCGAGGAATTACTACTCTTGCTGGCTGTGCGACCGGTCGGTGATTGACCGGCTGCGTCATCTAGAACAGGAGCACAAAATGGAGGCTGGGacattcaattttgtttacacaaGAGGGCCGTTTCCGGAAA GTCGCGAAAACTTCAGGAAAGGTGACCAGCAGACTCGCCACTCATGA
- the LOC127844492 gene encoding dynein axonemal assembly factor 6-like has protein sequence MDGMMAPSMLSSLCDMMRPPDEESDSDEDKPVSSIAQLTPGSIGPAKKNNSSGQNNTAKKDTKDIWDAEEVQEGAEFESIYDPRPQPEYDIVYKQAVTSEDMFLQMGNKTPSTASCEEMVVKVKLPDTKLADVTLDVKTKFLDCRTPKYFLGLHLPHPVDSKSGKAQWDGKSETLSVTLKMTREYDFMNF, from the exons ATGGATGGGATGATGGCACCATCAATGCTTTCTTCATTATGTGATATGATGAGACCTCCAGATGAGGAATCAGATAGTGATGAAGACAag CCCGTTTCATCTATAGCACAGCTGACACCTGGAAGTATCGGGCCTGCTAAAAAGAACAATTCATCGGGTCAAAACAATACAG CTAAGAAGGACACAAAAGACATATGGGATGCAGAAGAGGTGCAAGAAGGAGCAGAGTTTGAGTCCATATATGACCCTCGTCCTCAGCCTGA GTATGACATTGTCTACAAGCAGGCTGTTACTTCAGAAGATATGTTTCTACAGATGGGCAACAAAACACCATCCACAGCTTCGTGCGAAGAAATGGTG GTGAAAGTCAAACTTCCAGATACCAAGCTTGCTGATGTTACATTAGATGTGAAAACCAAATTTTTGGATTGTAGAACACCAAAATA TTTTCTTGGACTCCACTTACCTCATCCAGTGGACAGCAAAAGTGGCAAGGCGCAATGGGACGGCAAGTCAGAGACATTGAGTGTGACCTTGAAAATGACACGCGAATATGACTTTATGAACTTCTGA
- the LOC127844495 gene encoding uncharacterized protein LOC127844495, protein MIHFRTFVVLLMAIVGVTLASECCDDYYDALRNYKTAQFCSDYCCGNTLTGLYCCSSPLLQADDLYRSDYCVLWWTNNIWAPIVTAVVGLAIVIACCVCCYRCCCRTNTVFVQGGGPYMGGGGTTIVQQTTNSMNSMHSGYDQPRY, encoded by the exons ATGATCCATTTTCGTACGTTTGTCGTTCTCTTGATGGCCATTGTTG GTGTGACGCTGGCCAGCGAATGCTGCGATGATTACTACGATGCTTTGAGAAACTACAAGACTGCCCAGTTTTGCAGCGACTATTGCTGTGGTAATACTCTGACAGGTCTCTACTGTTGCTCGAGCCCACTGCTGCAGGCAGACGACTTGTACCGTTCGGACTACTGCGTCCTCTGGTGGACAAACAATAT TTGGGCCCCAATCGTAACAGCAGTGGTGGGCTTGGCCATTGTGATCGCGTGCTGCGTATGCTGCTACAGGTGTTGTTGTCGAACCAATACCGTCTTCGTACAGGGCGGAGGTCCGTATATGG GGGGCGGAGGGACAACCATTGTTCAGCAGACAACCAATTCGATGAATTCGATGCACTCTGGTTACGACCAGCCCAGATACTAA
- the LOC127844493 gene encoding uncharacterized protein LOC127844493 isoform X3, protein MVKVKVDVAAILSEPVLSVYREDLKNAFTVGIEPVTSWLLGGHHILYATATSGFGVTTPNAKPIPRQCPICVVKGNTTVYLRVTDHVRWVQALTADPMKPLMSEARAKTGRKVKKIKPRNYYSCWLCDRSVIDRLRHLEQEHKMEAGTFNFVYTRGPFPESRENFRKGDQQTRHS, encoded by the exons AtggttaaagtgaaagtagatgtCGCCGCCATTTTGAGTG aaccagtacttagtgtctatagggaagatctaaagaacgctttcacagtggggatcgaacccgtgacctcctggttgctaggcggacaccatatcctttacgCCACAGCTACCTCAGGGTTTGGGGTAACG ACACCAAACGCAAAGCCTATCCCAAGGCAATGCCCCATTTGCGTGGTAAAAGGCAACACGACTGTGTACCTCCGGGTAACAGACCACGTTCGCTGGGTGCAAGCGCTGACGGCAGACCCCATGAAGCCGTTGATGTCAGAGGCACGTGCTAAGACCGGTCGGAAAGTGAAGAAGATAAAGCCGAGGAATTACTACTCTTGCTGGCTGTGCGACCGGTCGGTGATTGACCGGCTGCGTCATCTAGAACAGGAGCACAAAATGGAGGCTGGGacattcaattttgtttacacaaGAGGGCCGTTTCCGGAAA GTCGCGAAAACTTCAGGAAAGGTGACCAGCAGACTCGCCACTCATGA
- the LOC127844493 gene encoding uncharacterized protein LOC127844493 isoform X1: MVKVKVDVAAILSEPVLSVYREDLKNAFTVGIEPVTSWLLGGHHILYATATSGFGVTVQFVKTPNAKPIPRQCPICVVKGNTTVYLRVTDHVRWVQALTADPMKPLMSEARAKTGRKVKKIKPRNYYSCWLCDRSVIDRLRHLEQEHKMEAGTFNFVYTRGPFPESRENFRKGDQQTRHS; this comes from the exons AtggttaaagtgaaagtagatgtCGCCGCCATTTTGAGTG aaccagtacttagtgtctatagggaagatctaaagaacgctttcacagtggggatcgaacccgtgacctcctggttgctaggcggacaccatatcctttacgCCACAGCTACCTCAGGGTTTGGGGTAACGGTACAGTTTGTCAAG ACACCAAACGCAAAGCCTATCCCAAGGCAATGCCCCATTTGCGTGGTAAAAGGCAACACGACTGTGTACCTCCGGGTAACAGACCACGTTCGCTGGGTGCAAGCGCTGACGGCAGACCCCATGAAGCCGTTGATGTCAGAGGCACGTGCTAAGACCGGTCGGAAAGTGAAGAAGATAAAGCCGAGGAATTACTACTCTTGCTGGCTGTGCGACCGGTCGGTGATTGACCGGCTGCGTCATCTAGAACAGGAGCACAAAATGGAGGCTGGGacattcaattttgtttacacaaGAGGGCCGTTTCCGGAAA GTCGCGAAAACTTCAGGAAAGGTGACCAGCAGACTCGCCACTCATGA